A single window of Chloracidobacterium sp. DNA harbors:
- a CDS encoding 4-hydroxy-tetrahydrodipicolinate synthase, translating into MTMRIEWMSGCATALVTPFHKDGSIDDDCFRKLVERQVKGGVKILVPCGTTGESVTMDEHERLHVIKMTVEVAKRIDAHVVAGTGSNSTAATIDFTRKAREAGADAALIVAPYYNKPTQEGIFAHYSEIAKSVMGFPIMLYNVPSRTASNISADTTLRLANTFNNIVATKEASGNYSQVMEIIANRPKYFRVFSGDDASTLPLISLGADGLVSVCANEIPKETAKMVEHALNGSFHFARKINYKILPLMEANFIESSPAPCKFVMKEMGLCEENLRLPLVRVTAETRGLLKGILKDLKLG; encoded by the coding sequence ATGACAATGAGGATCGAATGGATGAGTGGGTGTGCGACCGCCTTGGTGACGCCTTTCCATAAGGATGGCTCGATCGATGACGATTGCTTCCGGAAACTTGTCGAGCGGCAGGTGAAGGGCGGCGTCAAGATACTTGTGCCGTGCGGGACGACTGGTGAGAGCGTGACGATGGACGAGCACGAACGTCTGCACGTCATCAAAATGACGGTCGAGGTTGCAAAACGGATCGACGCTCACGTTGTTGCCGGAACGGGAAGCAATAGCACCGCAGCGACGATTGATTTTACACGCAAAGCCCGTGAGGCAGGGGCCGACGCCGCGTTGATCGTGGCTCCGTACTATAACAAACCGACACAGGAAGGCATATTCGCCCACTATTCCGAGATCGCAAAGAGCGTAATGGGTTTTCCAATTATGCTCTACAACGTACCATCGCGGACCGCTTCGAATATTTCGGCCGACACTACGCTACGATTGGCGAACACGTTTAACAACATCGTTGCGACCAAAGAAGCGTCGGGCAATTATTCTCAAGTTATGGAAATAATCGCTAATCGTCCTAAGTATTTCAGAGTTTTTTCGGGCGATGATGCGTCAACCTTACCGCTTATTTCTCTTGGTGCAGATGGCCTGGTGTCAGTTTGTGCCAACGAAATCCCAAAAGAAACTGCGAAAATGGTCGAACACGCGCTGAACGGCTCGTTCCATTTCGCACGAAAAATCAACTACAAAATACTGCCTTTGATGGAAGCAAACTTCATCGAATCGTCGCCCGCTCCGTGCAAGTTCGTGATGAAAGAGATGGGCTTGTGCGAAGAGAATTTGAGACTCCCGTTGGTTCGAGTGACTGCTGAGACTCGTGGGCTTCTGAAAGGGATTCTGAAAGATCTGAAATTGGGATAG
- a CDS encoding dihydrodipicolinate reductase: MKLALIGYGAMGKIIHHLAEVKGHEIAVVIDSSDARSSSAEFADQLRGVDAAIDFTTADAVRRNVEACLLAKVPLVEGTTGWNVEREEVEQLVNSKDGAMVFGANFSIGINLFYRVVAHAAKLFAKFPEYEAFIEEQHHSRKKDSPSGTALKLKDIVAEHITDEFSVSATRAGNIPGTHRVGFDGVADQILLEHTARSREGFAAGSILAAEWIIGKTGFYEFTEVIDEICQNREQ; this comes from the coding sequence ATGAAACTTGCACTTATCGGTTACGGGGCGATGGGGAAAATCATCCACCATCTTGCCGAAGTCAAAGGACACGAGATCGCCGTTGTCATCGACAGTTCTGATGCCCGCTCGTCGTCGGCTGAATTCGCGGATCAACTTCGCGGCGTCGATGCCGCGATCGATTTCACGACGGCGGACGCGGTGCGGCGAAATGTCGAGGCTTGTCTGTTGGCGAAGGTGCCGCTAGTAGAGGGTACGACGGGCTGGAATGTTGAACGCGAAGAGGTCGAGCAATTAGTCAACAGTAAAGACGGAGCGATGGTTTTCGGGGCTAATTTTTCGATCGGCATCAATCTTTTTTACCGCGTCGTAGCACACGCGGCGAAGTTGTTCGCGAAGTTTCCCGAATACGAAGCATTTATCGAGGAACAGCATCACTCACGCAAAAAAGATAGCCCGAGCGGAACAGCCCTTAAACTTAAAGATATTGTTGCTGAACACATCACAGATGAATTCAGCGTCTCGGCAACAAGAGCGGGCAACATTCCGGGCACGCACCGTGTAGGCTTTGACGGCGTGGCCGACCAAATTCTACTAGAGCATACTGCGCGCTCCCGCGAAGGTTTCGCCGCCGGATCGATCCTCGCCGCCGAATGGATAATCGGAAAGACAGGGTTTTATGAGTTTACGGAAGTTATAGATGAGATCTGTCAGAACAGAGAGCAGTAG